A genomic region of Marinobacter sp. NP-4(2019) contains the following coding sequences:
- a CDS encoding alpha/beta fold hydrolase has product MPPEARLPALLLLILTTLLLWGCSRQDIYDTAIAWERSSAGLESDRVVVGELDIAYLRNKDATNGDTVVLIHGFGANKDNWTRFAGELTDEFNVYAIDLPGHGDSSKELDLGYRFEDQVQHVSRILSALGINRTHMMGNSMGGAITALYAATFPDQIHSAVLFDPAGIFEYDSELVELVTEGDNPLIPKKPGDFERLMDFALEKRPFAPWPILDVMEEKAIANREVNEVIFAAIRDTGYEPHFRNAIERIEAPVLVVWGKEDRVINYRNADIFVERITNARKVLLDGVGHAPMIEVPEESAKLFRQFLQSSN; this is encoded by the coding sequence ATGCCCCCTGAAGCCCGCCTGCCTGCCCTGCTCCTGTTAATATTGACCACGCTGCTGTTGTGGGGATGTTCCCGCCAGGACATCTACGACACCGCCATCGCCTGGGAACGTTCATCCGCAGGGCTGGAGTCAGACAGAGTGGTCGTCGGTGAACTGGACATTGCGTACCTTCGCAACAAGGACGCCACAAATGGCGACACCGTTGTCCTGATCCACGGCTTCGGCGCCAACAAGGACAACTGGACCCGCTTCGCCGGGGAGCTGACTGACGAATTCAACGTCTATGCCATCGACCTTCCCGGTCACGGTGACAGCAGCAAGGAACTGGATCTCGGCTACCGTTTCGAGGATCAGGTGCAACACGTGTCCCGTATTCTCTCAGCACTGGGAATTAACCGGACCCATATGATGGGGAACTCCATGGGGGGCGCCATCACTGCCCTTTATGCCGCGACTTTTCCCGACCAGATCCATTCCGCCGTACTATTCGACCCTGCCGGTATTTTTGAGTACGACAGTGAACTGGTGGAACTGGTGACGGAAGGGGATAACCCGCTGATTCCCAAAAAACCGGGGGATTTCGAGCGGCTTATGGACTTTGCCCTGGAGAAGAGGCCATTTGCGCCCTGGCCGATTCTGGATGTGATGGAAGAGAAAGCCATCGCCAACCGTGAAGTCAACGAAGTGATCTTCGCCGCCATTCGGGACACCGGCTACGAACCTCACTTTCGCAATGCCATCGAACGGATCGAGGCACCGGTATTGGTGGTATGGGGTAAGGAAGATCGCGTGATCAACTATCGCAATGCCGATATTTTTGTCGAGCGCATTACCAATGCCCGAAAGGTCCTATTGGATGGCGTCGGCCACGCACCCATGATAGAAGTGCCAGAAGAGTCCGCTAAACTGTTCCGACAGTTTCTTCAATCCAGCAACTGA
- a CDS encoding branched-chain amino acid ABC transporter permease has protein sequence MTLEKTEISLIGAAVAIALFSLVVPNWLVFTTTLAISTALVVMGVVLLMRAGLVSFGQGLFYCLGGYSVGLGGRYLGLTDALLMIVLGIVVTVGIAMILGLLVTRYREIFFAMLSLAFSMILYGILVKSHGLGSTDGFGVVDWSILGFTPGSGESSARIALLLATGLGLAIALFLNRYFRSSLGLACEAIRENEVRVEYMGVSRKQVLYINYVIAAAVGSVGGSMTALAAGHVDPTMAYWTISGEFVFIAILGGTGHVAAPFIAALIFTLVRTYAIELAPNAWQMILGIVLLMIILFLPKGIWSLFSRKKGVAS, from the coding sequence ATGACGTTGGAAAAAACTGAAATCTCCCTGATTGGCGCCGCTGTCGCCATCGCCCTGTTCTCTCTGGTGGTTCCGAACTGGCTTGTGTTCACAACCACCCTGGCTATCTCCACCGCCCTGGTGGTGATGGGGGTCGTCTTGCTTATGCGAGCGGGGCTGGTGTCGTTTGGTCAGGGCTTGTTCTATTGCCTTGGCGGTTACTCTGTCGGCCTGGGCGGCCGTTATCTGGGTCTGACGGATGCCTTGCTGATGATTGTCCTGGGCATCGTGGTGACGGTTGGCATCGCCATGATTCTGGGACTGCTTGTCACGCGCTATCGGGAAATCTTCTTCGCCATGCTGTCCTTGGCCTTTTCGATGATTCTTTACGGGATTCTGGTGAAAAGTCACGGGTTGGGAAGCACGGATGGTTTCGGCGTGGTGGATTGGAGCATTCTTGGCTTCACGCCGGGCTCTGGTGAGAGCAGTGCCAGAATTGCATTGCTGTTGGCAACCGGGCTGGGGCTGGCTATTGCGTTGTTCCTTAATCGTTATTTCCGGTCCAGCCTTGGTCTTGCTTGTGAGGCCATCCGGGAGAATGAAGTCCGGGTGGAGTATATGGGGGTATCACGCAAACAGGTGCTCTATATCAACTACGTGATTGCTGCCGCCGTGGGCTCCGTGGGTGGTTCAATGACCGCGCTGGCAGCGGGGCATGTGGATCCGACCATGGCCTATTGGACCATTTCCGGTGAGTTCGTATTCATCGCCATTCTCGGTGGTACCGGGCACGTTGCAGCCCCCTTCATCGCCGCCCTGATTTTCACACTGGTAAGGACCTATGCCATTGAGCTGGCGCCCAACGCCTGGCAAATGATCCTGGGGATTGTGTTGTTGATGATCATCCTGTTCCTGCCCAAAGGGATCTGGAGTCTGTTTTCCCGTAAGAAAGGGGTGGCCTCATGA
- a CDS encoding ABC transporter substrate-binding protein, which yields MKKSNQRPAWQKTLLSTATSVAMASVGVMGMAATATAEDTFKVGFVTFLSGGASGPFGVPAAQGAETVIKAINEGSLPAPYNTKGVNGLMLESVVVDEAGGPTKQVEEYRNLVQRQDVNAVIGYISSGDCLAIGPVAEEMKMFTIAFDCGTSRLFQELEDPQYMFRTGLDAVADNVGAARYLAETRPDAVRIAGIQQNYAWGQDSWQDFTLAMEQLMPEADIVNNQTPQIFQGSYSTEISALQTQRPEVVHSSMWGGDMESFTAQANARGLLAQATAILTTGESGLHRFDGQAPNGTILGGRGPFGGFMPENDLSEWFAKAYEAEHGTPPSYPASKAAQAILALKFAADNSGAEGVPSAEQLAQGLKGAEFESVSGTVRMALAGGHQALQPMLYGEYHFEDGKGELRNVRSYPGECVSAPDGYNAQQWIREGFPGVDCD from the coding sequence ATGAAAAAGTCCAACCAACGTCCCGCCTGGCAGAAGACGCTTCTGAGCACCGCTACCTCCGTGGCCATGGCCTCGGTCGGTGTGATGGGTATGGCGGCTACCGCCACTGCCGAGGACACCTTCAAGGTAGGGTTCGTGACCTTCCTGTCCGGTGGAGCCTCGGGGCCGTTCGGGGTCCCTGCCGCCCAGGGTGCGGAGACCGTCATCAAGGCCATCAACGAAGGCAGCCTGCCAGCCCCCTATAACACCAAGGGCGTCAATGGCCTGATGCTGGAGTCCGTGGTCGTCGATGAAGCTGGTGGCCCGACCAAGCAGGTTGAAGAGTACCGGAACCTGGTTCAGCGCCAGGACGTCAACGCGGTGATCGGTTACATCTCCTCGGGTGACTGTCTGGCGATTGGCCCGGTGGCGGAAGAAATGAAGATGTTTACGATCGCCTTCGACTGCGGCACCTCACGCCTGTTCCAGGAACTGGAGGATCCCCAGTACATGTTCCGTACCGGCCTTGACGCGGTCGCAGACAACGTGGGAGCTGCCCGCTATCTGGCCGAAACCCGTCCGGATGCGGTGCGTATTGCCGGTATTCAGCAGAACTACGCCTGGGGCCAGGATTCCTGGCAGGATTTCACCCTGGCCATGGAGCAACTGATGCCGGAAGCTGACATTGTGAATAACCAGACGCCGCAAATCTTTCAGGGCAGCTACAGTACCGAGATTTCGGCACTCCAGACCCAGCGTCCGGAAGTGGTTCACTCGTCCATGTGGGGAGGGGACATGGAATCCTTCACCGCTCAGGCAAACGCCCGTGGTCTGCTGGCGCAAGCGACGGCGATTCTCACCACCGGTGAATCCGGTTTGCACCGATTTGACGGTCAGGCGCCCAATGGCACGATCCTGGGTGGGCGCGGTCCCTTCGGCGGTTTCATGCCGGAAAACGACCTCAGCGAATGGTTCGCCAAAGCCTATGAGGCCGAGCATGGCACCCCGCCAAGTTATCCTGCCTCCAAGGCCGCCCAGGCCATCCTGGCCCTGAAATTCGCGGCCGATAACTCTGGTGCCGAGGGTGTGCCCAGCGCGGAACAACTGGCACAAGGACTGAAAGGCGCCGAGTTCGAGTCCGTGAGCGGCACCGTGCGCATGGCACTGGCCGGTGGTCATCAGGCCCTGCAGCCCATGCTCTACGGTGAATACCATTTCGAGGATGGCAAGGGCGAACTGCGCAATGTCCGGTCCTATCCAGGCGAGTGTGTGTCTGCACCGGACGGATATAACGCCCAGCAATGGATCAGGGAAGGCTTCCCGGGAGTCGACTGCGACTGA
- a CDS encoding branched-chain amino acid ABC transporter permease — protein MLTVWAILIDGFIYASWLFLVAAGLTVIYGVMRILNMAHGSLYALGAYASASALGWYYAGGGDQLILAFAIIAASAMLIGALTGLAIERGLLRLMYGRDEILMLIITFAVLLILEDVMKLIWGTTPYFAYQPYAAMGRINIDVLTVSLYDLMVLVVSMVIGVGLWFWLERTKVGKVLRSIIHDREVSEAMGVNVRRMFTITFMIGATLGAIAGGITAPIISVVPGIGIEVIVLAFAVVVTGGLGSITGAAVGAVIVGLARATSIHTMPELELFIIYAVMAAVLIFRPNGLFGQVIARKI, from the coding sequence ATGTTAACGGTTTGGGCGATATTGATTGATGGTTTCATCTACGCGTCTTGGTTGTTTCTGGTGGCGGCAGGCCTGACGGTCATATACGGCGTCATGAGAATTCTTAACATGGCCCATGGCAGCCTTTATGCACTGGGAGCCTATGCCTCCGCCTCTGCGCTGGGTTGGTATTACGCCGGCGGTGGCGATCAGCTGATCCTGGCTTTCGCCATCATTGCGGCCTCTGCGATGCTGATCGGGGCGCTGACCGGGCTGGCCATCGAACGAGGTCTGCTGAGGCTGATGTATGGCCGTGATGAAATCCTGATGCTGATCATTACTTTCGCTGTCCTGCTGATTCTTGAAGACGTCATGAAGCTGATCTGGGGCACGACGCCTTACTTTGCCTACCAGCCCTACGCGGCGATGGGCCGCATCAATATTGATGTGTTGACCGTCTCTCTCTATGACCTGATGGTGCTGGTCGTATCCATGGTGATTGGCGTGGGCCTGTGGTTCTGGCTGGAGCGCACGAAAGTCGGCAAGGTCCTGCGCTCGATAATCCACGACCGGGAAGTGTCCGAAGCCATGGGCGTGAACGTACGCCGCATGTTCACCATTACTTTCATGATCGGGGCGACCCTGGGCGCCATTGCTGGCGGGATTACCGCTCCGATCATCTCCGTGGTTCCGGGGATCGGGATCGAGGTGATTGTTCTGGCCTTTGCGGTCGTGGTGACCGGAGGCCTGGGAAGTATTACCGGCGCGGCAGTGGGTGCTGTCATCGTCGGCCTGGCGCGGGCGACGTCCATTCATACCATGCCCGAACTGGAGCTGTTCATTATTTACGCCGTGATGGCGGCGGTATTGATCTTCCGACCCAATGGCCTGTTTGGCCAGGTGATTGCGAGGAAAATCTGA
- a CDS encoding cation:proton antiporter family protein, producing MPEAIWIIFAFGLGLLVKTVGLPPLVGYLAAGFLLSSLADTINITVEATNSLQHIAHLGVLLLLFTVGLKLKLRSIISPEVIGGSLFHFAITCAVFTPGLYWLMDLTWKTALLLAIALSFSSTVLAAKILESKRELRAFHGRVAIGILIMQDLIALVVMSLAAGQTPSQWVFIVFGLPLLRPLLFRLLDASGHDELLVLLGLLLALALGGLGFEAVGLSPELGALVFGAMLANHPRSQELAKSLWSVKEVFLVGFFLQIGIGGLPDGNALIFALIASLILPLKGVLFFFLLLAFRLRARSSFLSALSLTNYSEFGLIVASVALPEWLVPLALTVALSFLISAPINRFAHTLYERFNTRLTPYESKRHHPDEQPISLANTKVLIMGMGRTGTAAYDHLSDTEPHVMGLDSDPAKVSKHQKAGRNVVFADAEDTSFWQGLHMPAVEAVILAMGDIEGKLIATRNLRKKGFSGYIVAHTLYEDEAQQIRAAGADQAYLTMSETGVALASQLKNRQGIPAKHRI from the coding sequence ATGCCCGAAGCTATCTGGATTATATTCGCCTTTGGCCTGGGGCTATTGGTGAAAACCGTTGGCTTGCCACCCCTGGTCGGATACCTGGCGGCCGGGTTCTTGCTGAGTAGTCTGGCAGACACCATCAACATTACTGTCGAGGCGACCAACTCACTTCAGCACATCGCTCACCTCGGTGTCCTGCTGTTGCTGTTCACCGTCGGCCTTAAGCTCAAGCTGCGCTCCATCATCAGCCCCGAGGTCATAGGTGGCAGCCTGTTCCATTTTGCCATCACCTGCGCAGTGTTCACGCCCGGTCTGTACTGGCTGATGGACCTGACGTGGAAAACCGCCTTATTACTGGCCATTGCCCTGTCTTTTTCCAGCACCGTACTGGCCGCCAAGATCCTGGAAAGCAAGCGGGAATTACGAGCCTTTCACGGCCGCGTCGCCATTGGCATCCTGATCATGCAGGACCTGATCGCCCTGGTCGTCATGAGTCTGGCTGCCGGACAGACCCCGTCCCAATGGGTATTCATCGTCTTTGGTCTGCCCCTGCTCCGCCCTCTCCTCTTCCGACTCCTGGATGCCAGTGGTCATGACGAGCTGCTGGTGCTGCTCGGACTATTACTGGCCCTGGCGCTCGGTGGTCTTGGCTTTGAGGCTGTCGGACTGAGCCCGGAACTGGGTGCCCTGGTGTTTGGCGCCATGCTGGCCAACCACCCAAGATCTCAGGAGCTGGCCAAATCACTCTGGAGTGTCAAGGAAGTCTTCCTGGTTGGTTTTTTCCTGCAGATCGGTATCGGGGGACTGCCCGATGGCAACGCGCTGATATTCGCGCTGATCGCCTCGCTGATATTACCCCTGAAAGGCGTGTTGTTTTTCTTTTTACTGCTGGCCTTCCGGCTCCGGGCCCGCAGCAGTTTCCTGAGTGCGCTGTCACTCACCAACTACAGCGAGTTTGGCCTGATTGTCGCCAGTGTCGCTCTGCCGGAATGGCTGGTACCACTTGCTCTCACAGTCGCGCTCTCCTTCCTTATATCGGCGCCAATCAATCGCTTCGCCCACACGCTCTATGAACGTTTCAATACCCGCCTTACACCGTATGAAAGCAAACGCCATCACCCGGATGAGCAGCCAATTTCCCTCGCAAACACCAAAGTACTGATCATGGGGATGGGACGAACCGGAACGGCGGCTTATGACCACCTATCGGACACAGAACCCCATGTTATGGGACTGGATTCTGACCCGGCAAAAGTGTCCAAGCACCAGAAAGCAGGTCGCAACGTGGTGTTCGCGGATGCAGAGGACACCTCTTTCTGGCAGGGCCTCCATATGCCGGCCGTTGAGGCCGTCATTCTTGCCATGGGTGACATAGAGGGCAAGCTCATTGCCACCAGAAATCTTCGGAAAAAAGGCTTTTCGGGGTACATCGTGGCCCACACCCTGTACGAGGACGAAGCACAGCAGATCCGCGCAGCAGGCGCCGATCAGGCCTACCTGACCATGAGTGAAACCGGTGTGGCGCTGGCCAGTCAATTGAAGAACCGACAGGGTATTCCTGCAAAACACCGGATCTGA
- a CDS encoding sensor histidine kinase, with protein sequence MKPRFSLVGRYSFISLTLMVGSVAVLSALYTAVSDSVNERLAGERLEAQVAGNANRLTNFIENRIYQLETLSTHPSMPLYLAYSDAVPEGVRELVRVEADSPDLYGILFFDSRNNLTEVVPGQAASGRPYWNREGWSLVGLPVIDFGISEIIGPWLPDRGGPAWLLIRQPLRAGSEQAVQGAIALHVRLASLTELMRTENLAGVLRPFLRTPTGELLDATGNLRTTMPKDLRAGPEVLPGWRIDYVVSAGEILSPLRNAQLGLYALAGVLVLGTVILFWALARSLRRRVARLTEGAEAFACGDLHFRLQAPRNDKDEIDVLAHAFNAMADRLQEMIARTVQAEKMAVLGEFATGVAHEVRNPLATIKLTVQALEKREPDKQRRELLVSVEDEIDRLNRVVGDLLDYGRPVPGEPQQVDIRRIFRHASVLTSGLADSRQVTVSATGDSSLTIYASPDQIIQCLVNLVANAVQACKPGGMVHLRAYRSGNRLTVEITDNGCGMSEETLNRVTEPFFTTRSDGTGLGLSITRQLVELNGGEMHLRSLPGQGTTVFVTLPAGKSGNLITDQ encoded by the coding sequence ATGAAGCCCAGATTCAGTCTGGTTGGCCGTTATTCATTTATCTCCCTGACACTGATGGTTGGTTCTGTCGCGGTGCTCAGTGCGCTCTATACTGCGGTATCGGATTCAGTCAACGAACGACTTGCCGGAGAGCGCCTTGAGGCCCAGGTGGCCGGTAACGCCAACCGGTTAACCAATTTCATCGAGAACCGGATCTATCAACTGGAGACCCTGTCTACCCACCCGTCCATGCCGTTGTATCTGGCATACAGCGATGCAGTCCCCGAAGGTGTCAGAGAACTGGTGCGGGTGGAGGCCGACTCACCGGATCTCTATGGCATTCTGTTTTTCGACAGCAGAAATAACTTGACGGAAGTGGTGCCAGGCCAGGCTGCTTCCGGACGTCCGTACTGGAATCGTGAAGGCTGGTCCCTGGTCGGACTGCCGGTTATTGATTTTGGTATCAGTGAAATCATTGGCCCGTGGCTGCCGGATAGGGGTGGCCCCGCCTGGCTGCTTATACGCCAGCCGCTGCGGGCCGGATCAGAACAGGCTGTACAGGGAGCAATTGCCTTGCATGTGCGGCTGGCTTCGTTGACTGAACTGATGCGAACAGAAAACCTCGCCGGCGTGTTGCGGCCGTTCTTGCGCACGCCTACTGGAGAACTCCTGGATGCCACAGGTAATCTTCGGACAACGATGCCCAAAGACCTTCGTGCCGGCCCGGAAGTGTTGCCCGGGTGGCGTATTGATTATGTGGTTTCTGCAGGTGAGATCCTGAGTCCGTTGCGTAACGCCCAGTTGGGACTTTACGCCCTGGCCGGCGTGTTGGTCCTGGGCACGGTCATTCTGTTCTGGGCGCTTGCCCGAAGTCTGCGCCGGCGTGTGGCCCGGTTGACAGAGGGAGCGGAAGCCTTTGCCTGTGGTGATCTGCATTTTCGCCTGCAGGCTCCCAGAAACGACAAGGACGAGATTGACGTTTTGGCGCACGCTTTCAACGCGATGGCAGACCGTCTGCAGGAAATGATCGCGCGTACCGTCCAGGCAGAGAAAATGGCCGTGCTCGGGGAGTTTGCGACTGGCGTGGCCCATGAGGTACGTAACCCGTTGGCCACGATCAAATTGACGGTCCAGGCATTGGAGAAGCGTGAGCCAGACAAACAGCGCAGGGAACTGCTGGTTTCAGTCGAGGATGAAATTGATCGCCTTAACCGTGTGGTCGGGGATCTGCTGGATTATGGCCGTCCGGTACCGGGCGAGCCCCAGCAGGTGGACATCCGCAGAATTTTCCGTCATGCCTCGGTGCTGACCTCCGGGCTGGCGGACAGTCGTCAGGTAACGGTCAGTGCCACCGGTGATTCCAGTTTGACGATCTATGCTAGTCCGGACCAGATCATTCAATGTCTCGTCAATCTTGTGGCCAATGCGGTTCAGGCCTGCAAACCTGGAGGGATGGTGCACCTCCGAGCTTACCGCAGCGGTAACCGCCTGACGGTGGAGATTACCGATAACGGTTGTGGCATGTCCGAAGAAACCCTCAACCGCGTGACTGAGCCTTTCTTTACCACGCGTTCCGACGGCACGGGGCTTGGCCTGAGTATTACCCGTCAACTTGTTGAGCTTAACGGCGGTGAGATGCATCTTCGCAGTCTGCCTGGGCAGGGCACAACGGTATTTGTCACCTTGCCCGCCGGCAAGAGTGGTAACCTGATAACAGACCAATAA
- a CDS encoding ABC transporter substrate-binding protein, with protein sequence MPGLTTRPYQTVLSTTPRSWPCRRPWRFWLAVIALLAGSETLADVPAQPPAPPVGRVELGGDVPRVDATVACMYPMTGRSASYGRDSIVAIQLALEELSSDPGAPRLRVIVDDSRSKASFAVRMAEDFIEQDNADILCGMVSSGVGMAVSRLAKQRQTIMVGTDHASSRASLEEGHRYYFRVSSDTWYSHAAGARYLKELQDKTGWRKLAFLGPDYEYGRVAWRDLQQALDQNDVPFEETGTYWPKLYEPDYSLYIQSLLESPPDVLVVSLWGGDFIAFLEQARTTQLFSRMRVANFDAGGDYETLVSLKDDPPQGLILSARHHVNWPPTERNRQFVTRFHELSGRYPSYSAQGAYAGMLTIARAIRIAGDVTDTDAMIEALEGLEIPLPKDPEGYVSYIDPDTHQIVQAQAIGTPVANDQYPPARVMLGNWVVYGAESLKPSPALVKKRRGKSGG encoded by the coding sequence TTGCCGGGACTGACTACCCGCCCGTATCAGACAGTACTGTCCACTACGCCCCGTTCCTGGCCATGCCGACGGCCATGGCGATTTTGGTTAGCGGTTATTGCGCTGCTGGCCGGTAGTGAGACACTTGCCGATGTGCCGGCCCAACCACCGGCTCCGCCAGTGGGTCGGGTAGAGCTGGGGGGCGATGTTCCCCGTGTCGACGCTACTGTCGCCTGTATGTATCCGATGACTGGCCGATCCGCCAGCTATGGTCGGGACAGCATTGTCGCTATCCAACTCGCCCTTGAAGAACTCTCTTCCGACCCCGGTGCACCCCGTCTGCGGGTGATTGTGGACGATTCCCGCTCCAAAGCATCCTTCGCCGTGCGCATGGCTGAAGATTTCATTGAGCAGGACAACGCCGACATCCTCTGCGGCATGGTGAGCTCTGGCGTGGGTATGGCGGTCAGCCGCCTGGCCAAACAGCGCCAGACCATTATGGTGGGAACGGATCATGCGTCATCACGAGCGTCCCTTGAGGAAGGGCATCGCTACTATTTCCGGGTGTCGAGTGACACCTGGTATTCACACGCCGCCGGGGCGCGCTATCTGAAAGAACTGCAGGACAAAACCGGTTGGCGGAAACTGGCGTTCCTGGGGCCGGATTATGAATACGGCCGGGTTGCCTGGCGTGACCTCCAGCAGGCCCTGGACCAGAATGATGTCCCGTTTGAGGAAACCGGAACATACTGGCCCAAGCTGTACGAGCCCGACTACTCACTTTATATCCAGTCATTACTGGAATCCCCTCCGGATGTGCTGGTGGTTTCTCTCTGGGGCGGTGATTTCATCGCCTTTTTGGAGCAGGCGCGCACCACGCAGTTGTTCAGCCGCATGCGGGTGGCCAACTTCGATGCCGGTGGCGATTACGAAACCCTGGTAAGCTTGAAGGATGATCCACCGCAAGGGCTGATTCTCTCTGCCCGTCATCACGTTAACTGGCCCCCCACAGAGCGCAACCGGCAGTTCGTGACCCGTTTTCATGAACTCTCAGGTCGATATCCGAGCTATTCCGCCCAGGGGGCCTACGCCGGTATGTTGACCATCGCCCGTGCGATTCGCATTGCCGGTGATGTCACCGATACAGACGCCATGATTGAGGCTTTGGAAGGACTCGAGATTCCTCTGCCCAAGGATCCGGAGGGCTACGTGTCCTATATCGATCCGGATACCCACCAGATTGTTCAGGCCCAGGCCATCGGAACGCCGGTGGCCAACGATCAATACCCACCCGCCCGGGTCATGTTGGGTAACTGGGTTGTTTATGGTGCTGAATCCCTGAAACCGTCCCCCGCTTTGGTGAAAAAGCGACGCGGTAAATCCGGCGGCTGA
- a CDS encoding sigma-54-dependent transcriptional regulator, giving the protein MRLNILIVDDEKSFVRSLTFALQEAGYSANCAHTGEDALASLERDLPDLVLLDLRLPGMSGMDVLNETVRLYPDLPVVMISAHGDTRAAVQAVKAGATDYLTKPFALDELLHLIDSVTERTRMRDELAYHRSRAASSSGLMGDSDVMQRLWQKVQRISASSAGRILLLGESGTGKALVARAIHEQSSRSSGAFVEINCAALPEQLIEAELFGAEKGAYTGADQKRPGLVTLAHDGTLFLDEIGELPLALQAKFLHFLENGDYRPVGGGASATADVRVIAATNRSLEAEVRNGHFREDLYFRLNVIELTIPPLRDREDDVHKLLDMFIESQAREEGCRPITILPETLACLSAYSWPGNVRELRNLVERLTILYPGQLIRPHQLPAEFFGSSPAPSVDQIYADASLDQHLQETERQLLLNALEKTGGRKGKAAEHLGLSRHAFKRRLQRLGLG; this is encoded by the coding sequence ATGCGCCTGAACATCCTGATTGTTGATGATGAAAAGAGTTTTGTGCGGTCTTTGACCTTTGCGCTGCAAGAAGCTGGTTACAGCGCCAACTGTGCTCATACGGGGGAAGATGCTCTGGCAAGTCTTGAACGGGATTTGCCCGACTTGGTGTTGCTGGACCTGCGGCTGCCAGGTATGAGCGGCATGGATGTCCTGAATGAAACGGTCCGCCTGTATCCGGATCTTCCGGTGGTGATGATTTCGGCCCACGGTGATACGCGGGCCGCCGTGCAGGCAGTGAAAGCCGGTGCGACGGATTACCTGACCAAGCCCTTTGCCCTGGATGAACTGCTTCACCTGATCGATTCGGTGACGGAACGGACCCGGATGCGCGATGAGCTGGCCTACCATCGCAGCAGGGCGGCCTCCTCCTCCGGTCTGATGGGCGACAGTGACGTCATGCAGCGACTCTGGCAGAAGGTGCAGCGGATATCGGCAAGCAGCGCAGGCAGGATTCTGTTATTGGGGGAATCCGGTACTGGTAAGGCCTTGGTGGCCCGGGCCATTCACGAGCAGAGTAGCCGGTCCTCCGGCGCCTTTGTGGAGATCAACTGCGCGGCACTGCCGGAGCAGTTGATTGAGGCGGAACTCTTCGGTGCAGAAAAAGGGGCCTATACGGGCGCCGACCAGAAACGCCCGGGATTGGTGACTCTGGCACACGATGGTACGTTGTTTCTGGACGAGATTGGTGAACTGCCCCTTGCCCTGCAGGCCAAGTTCCTGCATTTCCTGGAAAACGGTGACTATCGCCCGGTGGGTGGTGGCGCCAGTGCTACCGCGGATGTCCGGGTTATTGCCGCAACCAATCGTTCGCTGGAAGCGGAGGTCCGCAACGGGCACTTCCGGGAGGACCTGTATTTCCGGCTGAATGTCATCGAACTGACCATTCCGCCACTGCGGGATCGGGAGGACGATGTTCATAAGTTGCTGGATATGTTCATCGAATCCCAGGCTAGGGAAGAGGGCTGCCGACCCATCACTATACTGCCAGAAACGTTGGCCTGCCTGAGCGCCTACAGCTGGCCGGGCAACGTACGGGAGCTGCGTAACCTGGTGGAACGACTGACCATTCTCTATCCAGGTCAGCTGATTCGCCCCCATCAATTGCCTGCTGAATTTTTTGGCTCCAGCCCGGCCCCATCCGTCGATCAGATTTACGCCGATGCGTCCCTTGACCAGCATTTGCAGGAGACCGAGCGTCAGCTGTTACTGAATGCACTGGAGAAAACCGGCGGTCGCAAAGGGAAAGCTGCTGAACATCTGGGGCTATCCCGGCATGCATTCAAACGCCGTTTGCAGCGATTGGGGCTAGGTTAA